Genomic segment of Salminus brasiliensis chromosome 16, fSalBra1.hap2, whole genome shotgun sequence:
aaatAGGATCAAATCTCAGTTTTTTGCCCAGCTCTAAAACACCTGCTGCCACTTTCTGAATGTCAGAGTTAAGCAGTGAAGGAgagcatttacattttttaaactgtAGCTATTTCCaatcaaaaatacattttttcccAAACTTAGGTTTCCAGATGCCAGATGTGATCCACTCAGCAATGTTGGACTTAAAGTCTGCTCTAGGGAGCTAGCTAGCAAGCAcactattattttttaaatattattcagaaatgacAACCAACTActtcaaacatttttttttttaatttacaaaATTTAATCAGGTGGAGAACTAAACTTTTATCTAGGTCAACCTCACATAGGTTAATATGGCAATGCCCAGAGTATGTTGCTGTGTATTTCCTCCccagatgagcatttgtttCTTGGATTCTGTGTAAAGGTAGTCTTCTGCCTCAAAATCATCACTCACAGATGTACATGGAAGACCTGACATCTATTACACATTATTCTTGCTACAACTATTTGGTTCCCATTGGCTATCTGCACATCCATGTATTCATTTATGTGCACTTGTTTCAACTAGTCTGACAGGGAAAAAAGTTTGCAAGACGCTGCCTGTTGTGCATGCTGAGACAATACGAAGCAGTATAATAGTTGCTAAATTGAAAAAAGTAAAGTTTGGCATTAcatctttaaatgttatttcagGGGTTGTCTTTCCCAGTTTATTTACTAGTAAATTATATCTGTCGCGTCACCTCTCATTTCAGACAGGTGCACCACTttgttgcatttgcatttgcattttttgTAGCCTTGCTATGAGAATTGCCTTCTTCTACATGCCTCACAACACAACGGGTTTGTGGTGAGTTGTTTTGCATGTCATTTAAATGCCCCTTTTTCACAGGCAGTACTTGGCCATGTTGAGCAACAAAATCCATGGCACTCTCAGACATTAGTCTGCAAGAATAAGATACAGGTATACAGTGCTTTGTcagaaatgtattaaattataccagcattattattgttttactgtttattagtTCGTAAAGTATTAGTTAGTAttgttttgtttcatttcagCTGCCTCAGTCAAATTTTACCTGTTCGGTATGTGAAAATGGATCACCTgctctattatatatattttgtgtatttaaaGACGGTAGCAGGTTTTATGTTGCTGTTGACTTATAAGAGAAAGTAAAATAGCTTTAAATTGTTTTAAGCTAAAGGTGGGAAAGGACATGTGGACATTGTCAATATTTACCTTTTTGACCAACTCCATGTGCAATTACATAAGTACACATTTACTGTATTACAAAAGTTACTTAATACTATGTGAAAAAAAATGGGCGGGTATtgattttgtttattaatgtcCAATACTCTCACTGGATGTGCTAGAGGAGGAACAGTACATGGGGATGTGGCTTTGTACAGTAAAGAGGAAATCCACAGGTGTGTCCCAAAATCTAGACTGCAGTGGAGGTAGGACAGGCCTTGCTAGCACTAGTATATAAGTATACACTGTTATGTATCAGACCCTGTCTGTGGTATAACCAATGACCGACAGATAGTAGCTTAATTAACATTCCTATTCTTAATTATGCTCTTGAGGCTAGTTCATGCTGCTGGCCAAAGAAACGCATATAAGCCAAAAGCAAAGACCCCTACTGATTCTTAAGGCTGAAAGCAACAAGTTGAACACAAATTAGAATATAACGTTAACTGACAGAATTGAGTAATAAAGAATGGATTCTTCAATCTTAAAATGTATGACAAGCTTCTTATAACAGCAATGATACAGCATGTATGCTGTACATAAACATCTGCATGCTTACACttaaacactgaaaacacaaaaacaaatctgTAACAGCAGTTCTTGCTGAGCAACTGTATCATCAACCATTATTCTAAGTAGTGTTTAAAACACTACTGggttaaaatgttattttaattgaagCTCATTTCAATGCTGGAACCTCTAAACTATAAAGCCCATAATGGCCTAACTGCAGTCACTGACTTGACTGATGTACCACAGCTTATTCTGACTACCCATTGCCAATAGACATAACCATAGAATGTTCTTATTAGCATGTACAGTAAGTTTCATTTGGTATACAATGCAAAGAACTGAAAAAACTTGAAGGTAAAATTAAAACTAAAGCAGCTTATTTAATCAACTGAATTAAGCAATGTTATATAACACTTCGGTTCATTATATTGTTTTACATCATACTTCCTCAGAACCAAATGATATCACTACTGTCTTGTACCATAATGCATTCTCCATCATTGATGAGACAGACTGCCATGCCTAGCATGCAGTGAATGTGATGTTTTAACCACTTCCTTTCAAAGTGCACAGCAGCGTTCTAACCAAACACTGGTCTCACATTCACTCCCAATGCTTGAGGCTTGCAAGTAAGGAGAAATGAATCACTGTTTGCCTAGaataatttaaaatgaaaatgaagagCAAAAAATGAATGTTACTTTAAAGTATAAAGCTGTGTTCTGCCACTATGGGACAACATACATTTATCTGTGAACCACTACACAGTATTGAGGTGAGAACCTTTGGGGTACCTTGTTACTGCAAAAGCAAATTTGTCAATTGGTCTGCACAAGATCTTAATCTGAAGAAAGATCTACAGGTGTTTAATTGATGGAAAACGTCACCGTTTACAATAAACACGGCTCTTATAATCTCTCTTTAAGATATTTGTGACAAATGTTAGATATAACTGTGCACAATGATCAACAAGGATGGACAGAGGTTCTTGTCGCCATTCACTGACATAACGTGCATTAGGCCTCTGCTTCGGTTTGAGCTTTAGTATGTTCAGGCAGCAATGAAAATGTACCGAGGTAAGAGAAAGGGGTTCAATGATCGATTCATTGTGCTTTGTGCTTgaaaaaaatgcaattttgcATTCTTACTTAAAAGTCATGACCATGACCAATACAAAACCATGCTGCCATACAATGCTAACTAACAGGCACTGTAAAGCTGTAACAGAAGAGAAGATGCGAAAGTGTTAATGGTGGGTAGAGGTTTGCTTCATCTTGGTTACCTGGGTTCGGGAAGGATGATTTTCTTACTCGCCCGGGCCGCTGGAGTAGATTTACTCTTCTCCATCGCCATCAAATAGCTGACATCGGCGAGAACTGCTTCTAGGTCCGCCATCTTCAACCCCGGGTCGACCGAATCAATACAGAACCAGACGCGAGGAGGTATGAGGGGGATCAGATATGATACGGCGTCGGAATCAACAGCAAAAGAGCTCTGAGGAAGCGGCAATGCGGGAGTCCAGAGAGAGCATCCAGTCGAACCTGTCGTTTCCTTTCGTATCCGCTTTCCAATCTCAAAAAACAGCCATTGTGACAGATCAAACAAGACTCGAGGAGAGAAAACGGGGAACGGCGTCGGCAGgttctcgttttttttttttttttttcttttaagaggtaaaaaaaacaaatcgtAGGATGAACCAGGGCAACTATTCCAAAACAATCGCAGCTGGATATGATGGGAGCAATATTGATTAGTATTTTCCttagccccccacccccttttcgtgaggtgtttttttttttttttggcgagAACCCACCTGCTGGTTATGACTGTCAAAACCGAGCTGAGGGAACGAACGTATATTCACACATAAAAATACTGTTAGCTAACGAGCTAATGTGGCTAGCCTGTACAACTCCGATATAAACTGGAGTCACTTCCAACGCCCGCCTCTTACAGAACAGAATCTGCACAAAAACAACGTAGGTTACTATAGACCAGAATAGATGTAGACTAAATGCAGATTTGTAGCTATACTGAAATACAAGCTTAAATCTGCGTTAAAATGACCAATTAAGAGCAAACCAGCTTACTGTGAGAACtgacaacatatatatatatatacatatgaaaAAAGGCGACTGGCGCTGATATTTTGAGGAAATTTCCAATTAATTCGAAGACAGAAGGCGTCAGATTTGACCGTTCGGACAAACTCGTGAACTAGCTATTGTTTTTCGCTTTCCCATAAAATTGTTCCCCAACCCAACACGAAGAAAATGTTGGTTTTATGTGGGCTCAGACATCTCTGGAAAGACAAATAATGGCTATTAAGTCGATGTGACGCGATCAGGTTAACAAGCCACCTAGCTAAATATATCCTGCTTCGCAAAGCTGGCAAAACAAAGCTGGTTTAACGACCTCTACTCTAATGCATTTAGAGATAGTAAGTTAATCTTTTAACCTGCAACTTTTACAAATTGATCGATCCAGCAGCTTTGTCAAGCCAGAGCTTCTCCATTTTCTTAGCAAAAAAGGGTGTTGTTACGACCGACTGACTGTCCACCGACGAACAGTCGATCCCCTGAAGGAAAACTAACGATTACAATATCGTGCAAACTGTCTGATTGTGTATACGCTAAATATAAAGCTCAACGCCTGTCgaagaaacagtaaaaaaaaaaaaaagaaaaaaactacacaGCTGTGGCTAAACCTAGCTACAGTCCTAAGCCCTCCTCATGCATCTGCTAGATCACACCACTCTTAAGTATTATAGCTATatacccgtgtgtgtgtgtgtgtatatatatatatatatatatatatataaaaatatatgtatgtctatctatctatctctatatatacacacacacatatattctctctcctatatatatatatatatatatatatatatatatatatatatatatatatatagctatataatGCCCTTTTACTGAATGGTAAATCGTGCCAACTATCGCTATCGTTTTATGTTATTTCAATATGACTACCTGATgagggggaggggaggagggggcgCCTAAAAAGGAAATTAGCCAGTTAGCATGCTATGCATGTTTCTGTTGAAGTCCTGAGAAACGTGTGTTAAAAGTGGTCCCACATGTTGTAGGTCGACACTGAACTGTTCAATTACACACGTAAAACTGGTGTTGTTATAAAAACGAGGACTGCAGTAGCCAAGCTAACTTCTGAGTTCTCTAAATCTAAAAGCTAGCTAACTCTTGCGGAACTTCATTTTCGTGGCTAACGCGCTAAGCTGGCTATCGGAAAACGACACCCGCCACTTAGCTGGTGGCtaactaactaaactaaacactTAAGCCTTCGTTGTTGACCCCTTAAAGCATTAGGTTAAAAGCCGTGTCGACGTAACCGCTTGTGTTGCGAGACATCCAGTCTTCACTGTACGTTCATCAACAGTAAAATAAGTCCTCGGTATTCTTGCTTCTCATCTTGACGAAACCCCCAACTCTGTCGTTAGCTCAACGCATCCGCGTTCGGGTGGTGAAACAGTCTCCAAACTGCTCACAGTCGTCAGACATAGTTTACAAAAATCCCTCCAAATTAGTCCGATTGTAATCAAGTCTCCAGGACGAACAAGCTGGCCCTTAATATCtggtctcctcctcctcagcaaATATCTAAAACCCTTAATATGTCATCTCTGAAGGACCTCGCCAGCCTCTCGACTCCGCTCGCTGTGAAGTGGACTCCAGACTGCTGCCTGCAGACAGGTCGCTGTGCGGGGAGCTGCACTTCCTCTCCGCGCTAACGCTCTACAAAACACGGCACTGGAGCACCGTCGGGTGGAGAGTGGAAGTCTAACAGCGCCATATTAGTCTGAGAAACCctcattatataaaaaaaaacaaacgcaatattttttattgaaatGAATGGCATTAATCTGACGCGCTAATCCCACTCTTACATGTGAATAATGATACAATACTACACACAACAAACTACTTGACAGTCCTTATCTATCTCGCAATGATTTTGCAATGATACGTTGTCATGCCTGTATACATACTTATTAAACTGCATATTATACTTATACTTGTATAGCATAGAGCATACTTTTGCCAGAAAATTCTGAACACGTCACACCACAGTatacaatttatttaattatgcactctttgcatatatatatatatatatatatataagataagataagatagtcctttattagtcccgcagtggggaaattcacacaatatatatttaaatatatatattgtattatgatGTTTGTGCTTTGCAACCTGCTCCAGTGTTATGTTTTAGGTGACGTCCCATATAGACCTAAGCCCTGAATCAATTGTGAATCAACTTTTTCTTTATGAACACGTTGTATGGCGCTTTTACGTATTATTTCTGTAAACCCCTCTAAGGCATGTGCTTTTTAAACCGCAGTGATGCAGTTTGCCTACGTGGCTCCCTCTGTTGGACAGTGAACGCAAGTCAACTTTAAAGGAGTGGAATTTCGATTTTCTAATTATAACTATAATTGAACCGTTAGTGTGAGCAAAAATATTCTCTTTCTGAAAACAAACTTACACACAGTGGTGATGATGGGAAACCCAGACGCCTGAATAATTAAATCCTATTAAAAGATATAGTAGTGGTGGTGCATTATATTCAGGGTATGttgggaccccccccccccatctttTTGTTTAACATATTACTAAAAATTTCAGGTGACACGTTTAGGTTTACTGATTTTGGATAAGAAATAAAACAATTTTGTATTTGCAAAAATTTGTCTACATCAAATTTGTATACATCAAGATTTAAAAAATCACTTAGTAGAGTCTGCAGGTCTAAAGAACATTACATGCTGATAGACTATAGACTATATATGTGGATATTTTCTGTACTCTAGacgtgttttatttatttataaaatgtaatattatatcTTTTATCTATTATGTAGATAAAACATAGCTGTGTAAATTCAGGTTTAGAGCAATTATAGATAGAGCAACAGAAGTTAACAGATACCAAGAGGTCAGTGAAGTTAAAGAAAGACAGTTTATTTAGCACTGGGCAATAGGAGGATGAGAGGGGTAAGTGGAAGAGCTGAGTTACTGCTGGATACGGCGGATGGACTGGATCTGAGGAGTCTGACAGTGAGAGCCAAACTCCCTGAAGTGTTTGTACTCCCCACCATGGCGGTCACACTCCATGATGTACTGCCAGCCACGGTAGCCAGGGTACTGGTAACAGACAAACCTGTggacatataaatataaaagatgcaaaaataaataaataaatatcttatGAATATTTAAATCACCCCTAACACTCTTTATAAGAAAGCAGTTTAGTGGTTGCAAGTGAGGTGTAGAGAAagataaaaaatgtatagaAGATAAAGTCATTGGAATTAATTCTTACGCTCCAGAGTGAAGGCGCATGGAGCCCACTTCGTTGTTACACCATCCCATGCCCTGCAGTGAGGGGTAGTCATCGCTGAGTTCTCCCTTACGACCCAGGTAGTTCTCCCTCTCATAGATGGTCATCCTGCACTCCCTGTGGTTCTGTGGTGTTAGAAATGTATTCTTGTGTTGAGCCTAATAAACACTACCTTGCAACAGGttattacagtttttaattaaaaaataatgccTATTTACGTTTATGGGCCCTTTAGAACAAGAAGATTTAAAAAGAGGATCAAAAGAGTAAGCAGTTTGGAAtttcacacacatttgttttatgTAGCTTGCAAATTTGAAAGCATATCAAACTTTGAAAACTTACAGCGCATGAGATAGGCCTAAAGGAGGTCATTCTCTCAATGTGGTAGGCATTGCTTCCTCCAAAGGCATCACACTGAGGGTACTCTCCACGCTCCAGCACAAACTGCTGGCCCTGAAAAGAGGGATGCTCATAGCCCACCCACCTATGGAACAGGACCATTGTTAGACAGAGAAGCATCGGCCAGAGGAAAAGCCATCAGTATTATGAAACTGGATAATGTTTGTAATACACTTGTGCTAAAACTGCcaccacacattatacatatacacatctGGATATATTTAACTCATTTTTGTTTTGGGTACATGGGCCAAGATTTGTGCTTTACACCCCAAATGTTTAACCGTAACCTtttaaagcagcactgtgtagcATTTACATTCAAAGCATATCGAGAGAGATAAGCATCTTGGCCTTCTAGGCTTGGCGCACTGCTAACCGCAGAACGATATTTGCCAGAACTGTGCACTGCTGAAGTCATATTTGTCATATGAGTAAAGtcttgtaatattactgtaatatTACCAAATTTGATGGTTCTTTCGGAGTGGATACCAGCATAAATATCTGACTTCAGGGGGAGCTCAGGGGCAAAAAAATCAGTTCTTGCATAATACTGCTTAAAACCACAAGGTCCTGACATAAGGCCTACATTTTAATTCCTAATTTACCTTTATGACATTTGGCAGGCATGACTTACAATTTAATCAAATTACGGAAGTAAGCAAATTCAGTATTAAAAGTCTTGCCAATTCTAACATGTATAGTAAAACATGCCTGCTTGAGCAAAGAACTGAACCCAAGTCTACGACATGGAGAACTGCGACTACACCACAGATTATTCCCTCCTCATCCTTTAGaaatacaccacaacacagTGATTTTCCCTGCTGAAAGTGTGCTGGAGCAGAGAAAGCACTACATATAAAAAAGGTAGCCACATCAGGGGTTTCACAGTCCAGTAAAAGATCACAAAACTGCAGAGTTTAGCATTCTAACATTTAACTAACTTGTCATCTTAATAACTTAATCTTCATGCGTTAAATGTGGTATGTTAGAGGAGGGAAATCATTGTTCTCTGCAGAGGTGTGGCCCTCAGGTTTCTGAGACCTGAATTTCCAAAATGTCTTACTTACGTGGTACTTTTAtcgttactgaataattaagcTACAGTTTAAGAGGTTAGACAATCACTGTGAAGGCACAGATATTCTACTAAATAACCACTGGCTGAactcaaaaataaaataaaaaaaatgctcatGCTGGCATGACACAGTGGTATTCACTTACGCTCCACTCTCTACCCTCAGTGAGCGAACACTCTCAAAACCGAACTCCATAACATTGCAACACTCGGAGGTGAACTCATGATGGCGACCCTGGAAGCACTCCTCATCGTACACGATGATCTGGAAGACAGAGGTTGGTCACCTTGatgttctttttgtcttgtattAACTAAAGTGAGTATCATAAAGTATTTACCACTACATCACAATAACATGTACAATAATCTCAACACCTCAAGGAATAACCTTAATGTGGCCTATTTCTGAGTCTACAAAACAACATTATATTGTCATGAGATACATTATCAAGCATACCTTCCAGTGGCCTGAGAACTTGGTACAATGATGAGACATCTTggctgcagcaaaacaacaaatattttttatgtaaacaGAGTAGCTCTAAATCACTTTTCTTATGCTAAGATATACTTGACATGATATTAAAAACACCAATGAAAAATACATAAagacataaaatgttttataacaTTATATGCAACTGTATTTATACATAAAACTCCCTGCTGTGAATAGCAATCACATACAATTACCATTCAATCATTTTAAATCCCTTGGTTGTGTGGCCAGCTAAATTAGGCCTGTGTGTAAAACATCATATACCTTTGTAAATACAAGTTTTTTTGGTAAGTTTAGCCAAGTTGTCCGATCCAGACTACTTCCAATCACAGTGAGCTTAAAGGCATTAGATTCTGCCCCTCATTCAATTCTTGCCAGGCCACTGGGCTGGCTTCACACCGCATGCATATGAAGGAAGTGGGGAAAGAGATGGGCTGTGGACCTGGGGAGGGGAGCCAAGGGGAGAGCAGAGAAGAACTCACCTCGCTTCGATGCCCTTGGGACGTCCTGATGAGAGTGAAACCTGGCACGCGTGTCTACCCTTTTAAAGCCTCCCCTGGCAAAAGGCCCAGCTAAAAACTCTGGATCAGCAGCAAGGGAGGGGCCCAAGCATTGTGTGTCTGACAATGGCGGGGTTAAATCTATAGAGCAGAAGTGCAAACACCACACTATGTCCACACTGGAGTCTCCATGGTAGACAGGACACAGGATTCATACATGTTGTGTGACTGTCCCGTCCCATAAAGGTCCGTGTGAATGACATGGGGATGCAGAGCATGAGAAGGTGGAGCTGAGGTGTTCCCCATGTGCCATCTTTGGTGCCCTGCAAGCACTACGATGGTTGGGCCACGCTTGGTGTTGCTCTGTGAACATCTGCACAAATGCACGAGTGAGAACGATGTCTGAGTGAGGGGAGGTCACTGTACACTCACCATGATGTAACACAAGCATCATGCAACATCAAGTGAAtgacaaaattattattaatcttaATTAAACTCTACTAAAAGAAGCATTTGCCCTTTTCCAGTTTGCACATCCACAGGGATTTGGCACAATTCCCAAGACAGCAAATGGAAATTTATGAGAGTAAtcaattatattttattcatggaGCTATTAGGACAATAATTTTCACTAGTTCAGTAACATGCATGAAAAATACAgtaagcaacaacaacaaaactgcTATGTCGCTTTATGAAATACTTCCTTTGTCACTATCATTGTTTATGCCAAAAAGCTGAAATCAGTTCAACTGAGCTACCTAGGGAAATGAAAACATAAATAACCTTCCCACGGTGCTGCAATCACTGCATTTACGCAATAAGTCTTGTCTCCTcaatgaaggtcatatttgtgcaggtgttgctgcacagtagaataatgcaccatcatttcagagtcAGATACATCTTCCGTTAGTCTACAGGTCTTTTGTAGTCAAGCAGGGGTTCGGATATGTCTGTATAGCAATCCTACCAGTACCAGTTTAACAGTGTAACAGTTCTCTTGAAAGgttttcttaattacattatgaactgaggaaacctgaaaatgttttgctatcttcttatagcctcCGACAAGATTTGAGGAGTCAAAACATTTTATGAAGCTTTAACATTTGCATCCCCTGGCCTATCCATGATTATAAACAAGCCATAGCTCTATAAAGCTTATTAAGGACAGAGAAGCCCTCCTCTttttttcactctaaaattgtacaacataaaaacaaaacccTCTTGCTTAAAAGTAATGTTTTATCTTTAACTTCATGTCATTTGGAGATCAGTTTATTTTCTACTCACTGAACTTTTCACGCAAACTGAATTTTGACCGGGGTCAACTTTTGCATGCATGCTTCTAATCTGTGGAACTCCATTCATCTTTAATTCAAATTTAATATTCAATATTGCTGTTACTGCATTAGCAGTAATAAGAAActatttttttacttattgtaaagcattttaagtttaaaaagtgaatactttgtttattgtttataatCAGCTTTACTTCTCAACTCTTTGTAAATCTTTCCATCTGAGACTTCCCATTTCATGTGAACATATGCTGATCTTGCCTACAGTATGTGGAGGGGAACAACTGAGCTACCTAGGGAAATGAAAACATGAATGGCCTTTCCACTGTGTTGCAATCACTGCATTTATGCGATAAGAGTTGCATTAATTGTCTCAGTTTGTTTCTGTCTCAGTTtacttctattggtccattcgtcatgagAGAAATGTAATGTTTCCTTTTCAATGCAATTTTTCTATTGCTTGGTGTTTAAGATCTGGCAACTCTATAACTCTACACAAAGTGCAATATTGCTATTATTATactgatatatatgtatatgtagttCAGATGAAACCATGCATTTTTCTGAACCTGTGAATAAGATATACATAACAACTGCTTTAAATAGTATAACAGAATAACTGTATTGCTTTTTTGCCTTTAAATGTTTCAAATTTTCTCCATAGTTCTTAAATGCATTAACTTCTTAATATTTTCCTTTTCAGATGTGAACCCCTTTAGGATCAAAAACTTTGCCAGAATTCCTCATCGAACTTCAGGCAACAGGGAGACCTCACAGGGAAGAGGATTAGTATAACCTGACCTATGGCCCATGCATTCCACTCGTCCATAGGCTGCCTGTGGTGTACAGCACCACCCTGCAGGAGAAATTGCCACTGTCAGGGCTTTCAATTGACAGTAAAATGCTTACCAGCAACAGGGGTGAGCTTTCTGGGCAATGGGATGGCCCTATGGCTTTAGCACAAACCAACTCTGATGACAGGGGTGTTTCTATTGTATGCCAAGCCCCTCCATACTCCCCTTGCCAGGGTATAAAAGATGAGGCACAGGACTGATGGGGCAGCACGAGCCAGCCAACTCCGCACTGCACAGCTGTACTCAAGCAGGTAAGCATCCAGCAAATGCATATGCATTCAAACTGGATCCAGCAAAAAGGGCACTTTTCCCATTCTCCATTTAGAGGTCCAGTCACTCTGTGCATTGGTTTTGAGGGCAATCATACCTCATGGAAACTAAAAATAATTTAGCTGCTCAGGATCTCTTTTTTGTATTTAGGAAATGGAATTTACCATTTGAAATATAGCATCCAAATCCTATTATGACTAATTCCAACCCCATTAACATTAACTGGGTTTTTACATGGATCTACCCTCTCCTACATTTTGGCCCACTATGGATGTTTAGAGTATATCCATTGAGTAAGTCTCATGGCCTTTCCCAACCTTTGCTCTTTCCCACAGACACTCTTGAACCCCATCGCCATGTCTCAGACCGCCAAGTCCACTTCCAACCAGGGCACTGATGCCAAGGACAAGGGCACTCCTGCCCCTGCTGCCTCCAGCAAGGCCACCAAGACCGGAGATCCCGCCATGGGTAACTACAGGGTAAGTGCTTCGGCTTAAACGCTTCTGCCACCTCTTTAGATGGAATTATTGTCTCACTGTGGTAAGGATTTCAATATACTACTGTATCCCGGGGTAAAACTAGTGAGGCAAGTTGAATATCATCTCTTCATGTACAATTGAATCCAGAACAATTGTGAAACAGTCCAACTATACTTTGGGGTTTGCTCTTTTGTGTATTAAATAGCTGCAGGCTGTCCTTAATCATTTCATTACACCTTTGAATTTCCTCCAGATCATGCTGTTTGACCAAGAGAACTTCCAGGGCAGGATGATGGAGGTCCAGAATGAGTGCATGAACGTTTGTGACCGTGGTATGGACAGAGTCCGCAGTATCATTGTGGAGTGCGGCCCGTAAGTTACTGACT
This window contains:
- the cryba4 gene encoding beta-crystallin A4; the encoded protein is MSHHCTKFSGHWKIIVYDEECFQGRHHEFTSECCNVMEFGFESVRSLRVESGAWVGYEHPSFQGQQFVLERGEYPQCDAFGGSNAYHIERMTSFRPISCANHRECRMTIYERENYLGRKGELSDDYPSLQGMGWCNNEVGSMRLHSGAFVCYQYPGYRGWQYIMECDRHGGEYKHFREFGSHCQTPQIQSIRRIQQ